A single window of Nicotiana sylvestris chromosome 5, ASM39365v2, whole genome shotgun sequence DNA harbors:
- the LOC104242087 gene encoding cytochrome P450 71AU50-like — MRRLCTVHLSNSHKMNSFRSMRKKEVELLIESLKEQAHDHVAVDLSAKIMSLNANLTCLMVFGNKYMDEDLDKRGFKAVVQYVVRLAGTPNLRDFFPFLGVIDLQGFTRKLKDLSKVLDKFVERIIDEHADMLIAAMDTSATSVEWILTELLRYPQAMKKLQRELEEVVGMDRMVEESDLENLKYLGMVVKEGLRLHSIVPLMHHEAMEDCVVNGFHIQKGSRIMINCYAIQRDPNVWPEPEKFLPERFVGSSIDIRGRHFQLLPFSSGRRSCPEMQLGITIVRLVVAQLVHCLDWEIPNGMQPLDLDVDEQFGIVLCKEKPLMVIPTYRLNV; from the exons ATGCGCAGACTGTGCACTGTTCACCTTTCGAATAGCCACAAGATGAATTCATTTCGATCCATGAGAAAGAAAGAAGTTGAACTTCTGATTGAATCGCTTAAAGAACAAGCTCATGATCACGTTGCTGTTGATCTTAGTGCAAAGATTATGTCGTTGAATGCTAACTTGACTTGCTTAATGGTATTTGGAAACAAATACATGGATGAGGACTTGGATAAGAGGGGATTCAAAGCTGTAGTTCAATATGTTGTCCGTTTAGCAGGAACACCAAATCTTAGAGATTTTTTCCCATTTCTTGGTGTTATTGATCTCCAGGGATTCACTCGCAAACTCAAGGATCTTTCGAAGGTGCTTGATAAGTTTGTCGAGAGGATCATTGATGAACATGCT GACATGCTAATTGCAGCAATGGACACTTCAGCCACATCAGTAGAATGGATACTCACTGAGCTTCTAAGGTACCCTCAAGCGATGAAGAAATTACAAAGAGAGTTGGAAGAAGTTGTAGGCATGGACAGAATGGTTGAAGAATCAGACCTGGAGAATTTAAAGTACTTAGGCATGGTTGTAAAAGAGGGCCTGAGGCTGCATTCCATAGTGCCACTAATGCACCATGAGGCCATGGAAGATTGTGTAGTCAACGGCTTCCACATACAAAAGGGATCCCGAATCATGATAAATTGTTACGCGATTCAGAGGGATCCAAATGTTTGGCCTGAGCCTGAGAAGTTTTTGCCTGAGAGATTTGTGGGGAGCAGCATAGATATTCGTGGACGCCACTTCCAACTTTTACCATTTAGCTCTGGTAGAAGAAGCTGTCCTGAAATGCAGTTGGGGATTACTATTGTTCGCCTTGTGGTAGCACAATTGGTGCATTGCTTGGATTGGGAGATTCCAAATGGTATGCAGCCTCTTGATTTAGACGTTGATGAGCAGTTTGGGATAGTATTATGCAAAGAAAAGCCTTTGATGGTTATTCCAACGTATAGACTAAATGTATGA
- the LOC138869349 gene encoding cytochrome P450 71AU50-like yields MDFIWATTLIVGLLVCAFYEPLNIQKRKRFPPGPKGLPIFGHLHLLGKDLHQDLQKLAKNHGPIMYVRLGLVPAIVVSSADAAEKFLKTYDHIIASRPHHEASSIWVMARRI; encoded by the coding sequence ATGGATTTTATATGGGCAACAACTCTAATTGTTGGTCTATTAGTATGTGCCTTCTATGAGCCGCTAAACATTCAGAAGAGAAAAAGGTTTCCTCCAGGTCCAAAAGGGCTTCCCATTTTTGGACATCTTCATTTGTTAGGTAAAGATCTACACCAAGATTTACAAAAACTAGCCAAGAATCATGGTCCTATTATGTATGTACGATTGGGATTAGTACCTGCAATCGTTGTCTCGTCTGCTGATGCAGCTGAGAAGTTCCTCAAGACATATGATCACATCATTGCTAGTAGGCCTCATCACGAAGCATCCAGTATTTGGGTTATGGCCAGAAGAATTTGA